In a genomic window of Deinococcus metalli:
- a CDS encoding VanW family protein — translation MNFWIAGAVGIALLGGALAVGTAAQPGGPLAPGLHVGGVDVGGMTRDEALAALAERAPAAPQVTVTAGANSWAVAADQLGWHVDAAASLRPAEQATADRGVIDRLQAMLGQARVQEFPLLTAVTPERATATLNTLARGLETQPRNASVIFDKVAKRYAVKPDTAGQRPDVAAAVTAYAASPDSTAVKIPLRVWAAARPAAQVQPLVDQGNALVRPFKVQLAGTTRSGILSELQVANLYWVRPDGIEPDEDAMKVAFGQLTGYIDLPAQDARYALKGTQFVKVKEKPGTVTDRPAAYAAFRAAVLDRTKALLVLPSKPDAPALTLAQLPDPGKLELITVGTSTYYHSSAARRTNVANAAAKINGAVVPAGEVFSFLNTLGGISAGNGFVSGLIISGGRTVDGLGGGVCQVSTTTFRALYQAGLPVVERNQHSYRVGYYEPQVGFEAAVYDPGVDLKFKNDTGAPLLIKTVNDNAHSTLKVEVWGIKTGRSVAVSRAVIVARTPHPPAQYIVNPKLRPGAVNQVDWAADGYNLYITRTIKDASGVRTDVTKTVYKPWRAVYEIGPKS, via the coding sequence ATGAACTTCTGGATCGCAGGGGCTGTGGGGATCGCGCTGCTGGGCGGAGCGCTGGCGGTGGGGACGGCGGCGCAGCCGGGCGGTCCGCTGGCGCCGGGCCTGCACGTGGGCGGTGTGGACGTGGGCGGCATGACCCGCGATGAGGCGCTGGCCGCCCTGGCCGAGCGCGCGCCCGCCGCGCCGCAGGTCACGGTCACGGCAGGTGCCAACTCGTGGGCGGTCGCGGCCGATCAGCTCGGCTGGCACGTGGACGCCGCCGCCAGCCTCCGGCCCGCCGAGCAGGCGACCGCGGACCGGGGTGTCATCGACCGGCTCCAGGCGATGCTGGGACAGGCCAGGGTGCAGGAGTTTCCCCTCCTGACCGCCGTGACGCCCGAGCGCGCGACCGCCACCCTGAACACCCTGGCGCGCGGCCTGGAGACGCAGCCCAGGAACGCCAGCGTGATCTTCGACAAGGTGGCCAAGCGCTACGCCGTGAAGCCCGACACCGCCGGTCAGCGCCCCGACGTGGCCGCCGCCGTGACCGCCTACGCGGCGTCCCCCGACAGCACGGCCGTCAAGATTCCCCTGCGGGTGTGGGCGGCCGCCCGCCCGGCCGCGCAGGTGCAGCCGCTGGTGGACCAGGGCAACGCGCTGGTGCGGCCCTTCAAGGTGCAGCTCGCGGGCACCACCCGCAGCGGCATCCTCAGCGAACTGCAGGTTGCCAACCTGTACTGGGTGCGGCCGGACGGCATCGAACCCGACGAGGACGCCATGAAGGTCGCGTTCGGGCAACTCACCGGCTACATCGACCTGCCCGCGCAGGACGCGCGCTACGCCCTGAAGGGCACGCAGTTCGTGAAGGTCAAGGAGAAGCCCGGCACCGTCACGGACCGCCCGGCCGCGTACGCGGCGTTCCGGGCGGCCGTGCTGGACCGCACGAAGGCGCTTCTGGTGCTGCCCAGCAAGCCCGACGCGCCGGCCCTGACCCTGGCGCAGCTCCCGGACCCCGGCAAGCTGGAACTGATCACAGTCGGCACGAGCACGTATTACCACTCCAGCGCGGCGCGGCGCACGAACGTGGCGAACGCCGCCGCCAAGATCAACGGGGCGGTGGTGCCGGCCGGCGAGGTGTTCTCGTTCCTGAACACGCTGGGCGGCATCAGTGCCGGCAACGGCTTTGTCAGCGGCCTGATCATCAGCGGGGGCCGCACGGTCGACGGCCTGGGCGGCGGCGTGTGTCAGGTGAGCACCACCACCTTCCGCGCGCTGTACCAGGCGGGCCTGCCGGTGGTCGAACGCAACCAGCATTCCTACCGGGTGGGCTACTACGAGCCGCAGGTGGGCTTCGAGGCGGCCGTGTACGACCCCGGTGTGGACCTGAAGTTCAAGAACGACACCGGCGCGCCCCTGCTGATCAAGACCGTGAACGACAACGCCCACAGCACCCTGAAGGTCGAGGTCTGGGGCATCAAGACCGGGCGCAGCGTGGCCGTCAGCCGGGCCGTGATCGTGGCGCGCACCCCGCATCCGCCGGCGCAGTACATCGTGAACCCCAAGCTGCGGCCCGGCGCGGTCAACCAGGTGGACTGGGCGGCCGACGGTTACAACCTGTACATCACCCGCACCATCAAGGACGCCTCGGGCGTGCGCACCGACGTGACCAAGACCGTCTACAAGCCGTGGCGCGCAGTGTACGAGATCGGCCCCAAGAGCTGA
- a CDS encoding LacI family DNA-binding transcriptional regulator, producing MTQPHRPITIADVAHQAQVSAMTVSNVINNKPNVRPQTRQRVLDAIEKTGYRVNPMARALAGGRARMLSVVTRQLNLPYVSEVLMGAAEAAETLNYDLVVLMAGTRTSPDLSVMSRLSVGALLIQPNQFTPLGAGDLPEHVVSVDGPSARALSVDNHGGAQRAMGHLLALGHTRIATITGLAAHDIDPRSGRSVPDTDRDDGQERLRAYHGAMQAAGLRVPRGYVQQGDYTKSSGEAATRRLLRLHRPPTAIFAACDAMAVGAIHVAQDLGLRVPDDLSVVGFDGLPIASECNPQLTTVRQPLHEMGAAAVHLLVQLAGGQRPATPAPFATDLIVRGSTAAAPRP from the coding sequence ATGACCCAGCCGCACAGACCCATCACCATCGCGGACGTCGCCCACCAGGCGCAGGTCTCGGCCATGACCGTCTCGAACGTCATCAACAACAAGCCCAATGTGCGCCCACAGACCCGCCAGCGCGTGCTGGACGCCATCGAGAAGACCGGTTACCGCGTCAACCCGATGGCCCGCGCCCTGGCCGGCGGACGCGCGCGGATGCTCAGTGTGGTCACGCGGCAGCTGAACCTGCCGTATGTCAGCGAGGTGCTGATGGGCGCGGCCGAGGCCGCCGAGACGCTCAACTACGACCTCGTCGTGCTGATGGCCGGCACCCGCACGTCCCCGGACCTGTCGGTCATGAGCCGGCTGTCGGTGGGCGCGCTGCTGATCCAGCCGAACCAGTTCACGCCGCTGGGCGCCGGCGACCTGCCGGAACACGTCGTGAGCGTGGACGGCCCCAGCGCCCGCGCGCTCAGCGTGGACAACCACGGCGGCGCACAGCGCGCCATGGGGCACCTGCTGGCGCTGGGCCACACCCGCATCGCCACCATCACCGGACTGGCGGCGCACGACATCGACCCGCGCAGCGGCCGGTCCGTACCCGACACCGATCGCGACGACGGCCAGGAACGCCTGCGCGCGTACCACGGCGCCATGCAGGCCGCCGGGCTGCGCGTGCCGCGCGGGTACGTGCAGCAGGGCGACTACACCAAGTCCAGCGGCGAGGCCGCCACCCGGCGCCTGCTGCGGCTGCACCGTCCCCCCACCGCGATCTTCGCCGCGTGCGACGCCATGGCCGTCGGCGCGATCCATGTGGCGCAGGACCTGGGGCTGCGGGTGCCGGACGACCTGTCGGTGGTCGGCTTCGACGGCCTGCCCATCGCCAGCGAGTGCAACCCGCAGCTCACGACGGTGCGCCAGCCCCTGCACGAGATGGGCGCGGCGGCTGTGCATCTGCTGGTGCAGCTCGCCGGAGGCCAGCGGCCCGCCACCCCCGCGCCCTTCGCCACCGACCTCATCGTGCGCGGGTCGACCGCGGCTGCGCCCCGCCCCTGA
- a CDS encoding ABC transporter substrate-binding protein has protein sequence MKKALTLTALVSTLLLGAAHAQKTFTVVRPTQWGAQNMNPFAPGDQRLGATASTIYESLFFVNLLDGKVTEVLGTKYAWSNNNRTLTITTRPGVKWTDGTPFTAKDAAFTFNYIKQYPALDTTALWKNGLASAKATNDTTLVLTFNKTNTPIFSDLANVLIVPEHIWSKITSPLTEPNAKPVGTGPFVFDQYSQQAVRVVKNPNYWMKDKPYIDAVVWVSTNSNDAAQLKLMKGEADFGYIGLSDPVGGFQKKGPNNAFYWPVDNGNYLYFNTAKAPFNDAAFRRGLSQAVNTSDVALKAYAGVAKGSHSSGIIPAQLKSWLPAGVSSMKFDPVAADKALTAAGYKKDGSGMRLGKDGKALPTFKILVGAGWTDFITMATTIGENLKKVGINTSVDQQQWSSYAGGLQSGTYDMGISWGWGNGPTPYQLYYKSFDPDFSAPVGKTAPSNLSRYTNPVITKALETYRSSSDMAVQKKAIADIAKVVMQDMPFLPLTDRSEFADFNTSKFTGFPSAENPYNYGNPDDSTGARLMYLNVKPK, from the coding sequence ATGAAGAAAGCCCTGACGCTCACCGCCCTGGTCTCCACCCTGCTGCTCGGCGCTGCCCACGCGCAGAAGACCTTCACCGTGGTCCGGCCCACCCAGTGGGGCGCGCAGAACATGAACCCCTTCGCGCCGGGCGACCAGCGCCTCGGGGCGACCGCCTCGACCATCTACGAGTCGCTGTTCTTCGTGAACCTGCTCGACGGCAAGGTGACCGAGGTGCTGGGCACCAAGTACGCGTGGAGCAACAACAACCGCACCCTGACCATCACCACCCGCCCCGGCGTGAAGTGGACGGACGGCACGCCCTTTACCGCCAAGGACGCCGCCTTCACCTTCAACTACATCAAGCAGTACCCGGCGCTCGACACCACCGCGCTGTGGAAGAACGGTCTGGCGTCGGCCAAGGCGACGAACGACACCACGCTGGTCCTGACCTTCAACAAGACCAACACCCCGATCTTCTCGGACCTCGCCAACGTGCTGATCGTGCCCGAGCACATCTGGAGCAAGATCACGTCGCCGCTGACCGAGCCCAACGCCAAGCCGGTCGGCACCGGCCCCTTCGTGTTCGACCAGTACAGCCAGCAGGCCGTGCGCGTGGTGAAAAACCCGAACTACTGGATGAAGGACAAGCCGTACATCGACGCGGTCGTGTGGGTCTCCACCAACAGCAACGACGCCGCGCAGCTCAAGCTGATGAAGGGCGAGGCGGACTTCGGCTACATCGGCCTGTCGGACCCGGTCGGCGGCTTTCAGAAGAAGGGCCCGAACAACGCGTTCTACTGGCCGGTCGACAACGGCAACTACCTGTACTTCAACACCGCCAAGGCGCCCTTCAACGACGCCGCCTTCCGGCGCGGCCTGTCGCAGGCGGTCAACACCTCCGACGTGGCCCTCAAGGCCTACGCCGGCGTCGCCAAGGGCTCGCACAGCAGCGGCATCATCCCCGCCCAGCTCAAGAGCTGGCTGCCGGCCGGGGTCAGCTCCATGAAGTTCGACCCCGTCGCCGCGGACAAGGCGCTCACCGCCGCCGGCTACAAGAAAGACGGCAGCGGCATGCGCCTGGGCAAGGACGGCAAGGCGCTGCCCACATTCAAGATCCTGGTCGGCGCCGGCTGGACCGACTTCATCACCATGGCGACCACCATCGGCGAGAACCTGAAGAAGGTCGGCATCAACACCAGCGTGGACCAGCAGCAGTGGAGCAGCTACGCGGGCGGGCTGCAGTCCGGCACCTACGACATGGGCATCAGCTGGGGCTGGGGCAACGGCCCGACGCCCTACCAGCTGTACTACAAGAGCTTCGACCCGGACTTCAGCGCGCCGGTCGGCAAGACTGCGCCCTCGAACCTGTCGCGCTACACCAACCCGGTCATCACCAAGGCGCTCGAAACCTACCGCAGCAGCAGCGACATGGCTGTGCAGAAAAAGGCCATCGCCGACATCGCGAAGGTCGTCATGCAGGACATGCCCTTCTTGCCGCTGACCGACCGCAGCGAGTTCGCGGACTTCAACACCAGCAAGTTCACTGGCTTCCCCAGCGCGGAAAACCCCTACAACTACGGCAACCCCGACGACTCGACCGGCGCCCGCCTGATGTACCTGAACGTCAAGCCCAAGTGA
- a CDS encoding ABC transporter permease, producing MAYILRKLGFLVFTLWVAATLNFILPRLVPGDPVGAMLAKYQGKLDPSAVDALKIAYGLNDQGSMFSQYVKYLGNLLQGDFGRSISQFPTPVMDIVKMAAPWTIGLVGVTTILSFLLGSALGLYSAWRRGKPLADAMPPLALFLNSMPYMWFGLVLLYVLAFKNSIFPLGNALDPFLKFGTPEWWSSMLRHAILPALTILITSAGGWLITMRNNVMSVMGEDYIAFARAKGLSERRLLNRYVLRNALLPSFTAFGMAIGFVIGGSILTEVVFSYPGLGLQLNNAVQTLDYPLMQALFLFIALAVLLANFIVDLMYVYIDPRVRDGKAT from the coding sequence GTGGCATACATCCTGCGAAAACTGGGTTTCCTGGTGTTCACCCTGTGGGTGGCCGCCACCCTCAACTTCATCCTGCCGCGGCTGGTGCCGGGCGATCCGGTGGGCGCCATGCTCGCCAAGTACCAGGGCAAGCTCGATCCGTCCGCGGTGGACGCGCTGAAGATCGCCTACGGCCTGAATGACCAGGGCAGCATGTTCAGCCAGTACGTGAAGTACCTGGGCAACCTGCTCCAGGGCGACTTCGGGCGCTCGATCAGCCAGTTCCCCACGCCGGTCATGGACATCGTGAAGATGGCCGCGCCGTGGACCATCGGGCTGGTCGGCGTGACCACCATCCTGTCGTTCCTGCTGGGCAGCGCGCTGGGCCTGTACAGCGCGTGGCGCCGGGGCAAGCCGCTGGCGGACGCCATGCCGCCCCTGGCCCTGTTCCTGAACTCCATGCCGTACATGTGGTTCGGTCTGGTGCTGCTGTACGTGCTGGCCTTCAAGAACTCCATCTTCCCGCTGGGCAACGCCCTCGATCCCTTCCTGAAGTTCGGCACGCCCGAGTGGTGGAGCAGCATGCTGCGGCACGCGATCCTGCCGGCCCTGACGATCCTGATCACCTCGGCGGGCGGGTGGCTGATCACCATGCGCAACAACGTCATGAGCGTCATGGGCGAGGACTACATCGCCTTCGCGCGCGCCAAGGGCCTGTCGGAACGGCGGCTGCTCAACCGCTACGTGCTGCGCAACGCCCTGCTGCCCAGCTTCACGGCCTTCGGCATGGCGATCGGCTTCGTCATCGGGGGCTCGATCCTGACCGAGGTCGTGTTCTCGTACCCCGGCCTGGGCCTGCAACTGAACAACGCCGTGCAGACCCTGGACTACCCGCTGATGCAGGCGCTGTTCCTGTTCATCGCGCTGGCGGTGCTGCTCGCCAACTTCATCGTGGACCTGATGTACGTGTACATCGACCCGCGCGTGCGTGACGGGAAGGCCACATGA
- a CDS encoding dipeptide/oligopeptide/nickel ABC transporter permease/ATP-binding protein → MNGVWTILRRSPRAAAGAGILLAMFLLALLAPVLTPYSPTSQDFSSWTTPGREHLLGTTALGQDVWAQILYGARKTLLIGLMAGLIATVIGTTIGVAGAYFGGRVEDVLNVVTNVFLVLPGLPLLIIVSAFVRGAGVWSIILVIAFTGWAWGARVLRSQALAIRNRDFVQAAIVSGERPGRIIFAEMLPNMAGLIAANFFSTALYAVLSEAGLSFLGFGDVSSVTWGTMLYWAQARGALLQGAWWWIAAPGLLIALLGTAFALLNFGIDEVTNPKIVHSIRATKVLRRGRKAAPRLVSGGPEPLMSIGHLDAGYVTPRGNVRAVRDVSLDVAPGEFVGLAGESGCGKSTLAFAATRLLDAPGAVFGGEARLAGTDLLELSNEDLRRVRWKDYSMVFQASMNILNPVIKVREQVYDAMQAHGITDPAKLDARARELFRLVGIREGYLDAYPHQLSGGMKQRVIIAIALALEPKLVVMDEPTTALDVVVQRQILQEIDAVRRRLGISIIFITHDLSLLVEMSDRIAIMYAGEIIEEAPAKALYAGPKHPYTARLMNAFPELEGPNERREGIPGRPPPLSVELRGCPFYDRCPSRMPGQCDEHKPASVEIVPGHRVACFLHSPLIKEGDVAHAAD, encoded by the coding sequence ATGAACGGCGTGTGGACCATCCTGCGGCGCTCGCCGCGCGCGGCCGCTGGCGCTGGCATCTTGCTGGCGATGTTCCTGCTGGCCCTGCTGGCGCCGGTGCTCACGCCGTACTCGCCCACCTCGCAGGACTTCAGCTCGTGGACCACGCCGGGCCGCGAACACCTGCTGGGCACCACCGCGCTCGGGCAGGACGTGTGGGCGCAGATCCTGTACGGCGCGCGCAAGACCCTGCTGATCGGCCTGATGGCGGGCCTGATCGCCACCGTGATCGGCACGACCATCGGCGTGGCCGGCGCGTACTTCGGCGGCCGGGTCGAGGACGTCCTGAACGTCGTGACCAACGTGTTCCTGGTGCTGCCGGGGCTGCCGCTGCTGATCATCGTGAGCGCCTTCGTGCGCGGCGCGGGGGTGTGGTCGATCATCCTGGTGATCGCCTTCACCGGCTGGGCGTGGGGCGCGCGGGTGCTGCGCTCGCAGGCACTGGCCATCCGCAACCGCGATTTCGTGCAGGCGGCCATCGTGTCGGGCGAGCGGCCGGGCCGGATCATCTTCGCGGAGATGCTGCCGAACATGGCGGGCCTGATCGCCGCGAACTTCTTCTCCACCGCGCTGTACGCGGTGCTTTCCGAAGCCGGACTGTCGTTCCTGGGCTTCGGGGACGTGAGCAGCGTCACGTGGGGCACCATGCTGTACTGGGCACAGGCGCGCGGAGCGCTGCTCCAGGGCGCGTGGTGGTGGATCGCCGCGCCGGGCCTGCTGATCGCGCTGCTGGGCACCGCCTTCGCGCTGCTGAACTTCGGCATCGACGAGGTGACCAACCCCAAGATCGTGCACTCGATCCGCGCCACCAAGGTGCTGCGGCGCGGCAGGAAGGCGGCTCCGCGCCTGGTGTCCGGCGGCCCGGAGCCGCTGATGAGCATCGGCCATCTGGACGCCGGCTATGTCACGCCGCGCGGCAACGTGCGCGCGGTGAGGGACGTGAGTCTGGACGTCGCGCCCGGTGAGTTCGTGGGGCTGGCCGGCGAGTCTGGCTGCGGGAAGTCCACCCTGGCCTTCGCCGCGACCCGCCTGCTGGACGCGCCCGGCGCGGTCTTCGGCGGCGAGGCGCGGCTGGCCGGCACCGACCTGCTGGAACTGTCCAACGAGGACCTGCGCCGGGTGCGCTGGAAGGACTACTCGATGGTCTTCCAGGCCAGCATGAACATCCTCAACCCGGTCATCAAGGTCCGCGAGCAGGTGTACGACGCGATGCAGGCGCACGGCATCACGGACCCGGCCAAGCTGGACGCCCGCGCGCGCGAACTGTTCCGGCTGGTGGGCATCCGCGAGGGCTACCTGGACGCCTACCCGCACCAGCTCTCGGGCGGCATGAAGCAGCGCGTGATCATCGCCATCGCGCTGGCGCTGGAGCCCAAACTGGTCGTGATGGACGAGCCGACCACGGCGCTGGACGTGGTGGTGCAGCGCCAGATCCTCCAAGAGATCGACGCCGTGCGCCGCCGCCTGGGCATCAGCATCATCTTCATCACGCACGACCTGTCGCTGCTGGTCGAGATGAGTGACCGCATCGCCATCATGTACGCGGGCGAGATCATCGAGGAGGCGCCGGCCAAGGCGCTGTACGCCGGTCCCAAGCACCCCTACACCGCCCGCCTGATGAACGCCTTCCCGGAACTCGAGGGCCCGAACGAGCGCCGCGAGGGCATTCCGGGCCGGCCGCCGCCGCTGAGCGTGGAACTGCGCGGCTGCCCGTTCTACGACCGCTGCCCCAGCCGCATGCCCGGACAGTGCGACGAGCACAAGCCCGCCAGCGTGGAGATCGTGCCGGGCCACCGCGTGGCGTGTTTCCTGCACTCGCCGCTGATCAAGGAAGGAGACGTGGCCCATGCCGCCGACTGA
- a CDS encoding ABC transporter ATP-binding protein, with amino-acid sequence MPPTDAASAPLALELEHLSKVFTVGRSGTKVPAVSDVSLSIGRGEVLGLVGESGSGKSTIARLICRLHDPTAGSMRMDGQEIPLHLRGSTLRSFRRNVQMIFQDPFASLNPLHTIGYIVGRPLQIHGLARGREVRERVNALLDRVGLSPGADYAAKKPHELSGGQRQRVVVARALAAGPTLILADEPTSALDVSIRLDIMNLLIDLTEQEGLSMLFITHDLAGARYMSDRIAVMYAGHLVEIGPAADVIGSPQMPYTQLLKSAAPKPTGNLAAGPLDARGEIPDLKNLPPGCPFEPRCPHARAACRDGLPKMYEVGPGHHARCILHDPALAASPPLHPDLALN; translated from the coding sequence ATGCCGCCGACTGACGCCGCCAGTGCGCCCCTGGCCCTGGAACTGGAGCACCTGAGCAAGGTCTTCACGGTGGGCCGCAGCGGCACCAAGGTGCCGGCCGTGAGCGACGTGTCCCTGAGCATCGGGCGCGGCGAGGTGCTCGGCCTCGTGGGCGAGTCCGGCTCCGGCAAGAGCACCATCGCCCGCCTGATCTGCCGGCTGCACGACCCGACGGCCGGCAGCATGCGCATGGACGGCCAGGAGATTCCGCTGCACCTGCGTGGCAGCACCCTGCGCAGCTTCCGGCGCAACGTGCAGATGATCTTTCAGGACCCCTTCGCCAGCCTGAACCCGCTGCATACCATCGGGTACATCGTGGGCCGACCGCTGCAGATCCACGGTCTGGCACGCGGCCGCGAGGTGCGCGAGCGCGTGAACGCCCTGCTCGACCGGGTGGGCCTGTCGCCCGGCGCGGACTACGCCGCGAAAAAGCCCCACGAGCTGTCGGGCGGCCAGCGCCAGCGCGTGGTCGTCGCGCGCGCCCTGGCCGCCGGCCCGACCCTGATCCTGGCCGACGAGCCCACCAGCGCCCTGGACGTGTCCATCCGCCTGGACATCATGAACCTGCTGATCGACCTGACCGAGCAGGAGGGGCTGAGCATGCTGTTCATCACGCACGACCTGGCCGGGGCGCGCTACATGAGTGACCGGATCGCCGTGATGTACGCCGGGCACCTCGTCGAGATCGGCCCGGCGGCGGACGTGATCGGGTCTCCGCAGATGCCGTACACGCAGCTTCTGAAAAGCGCTGCGCCGAAGCCGACGGGCAACCTCGCGGCCGGCCCGCTCGACGCGCGCGGCGAGATCCCGGACCTGAAGAACCTGCCGCCCGGCTGTCCCTTCGAGCCGCGCTGCCCGCACGCCAGGGCGGCGTGCAGGGACGGCCTGCCGAAGATGTACGAGGTCGGCCCCGGCCACCACGCGCGCTGCATCCTGCACGACCCGGCGCTGGCCGCGTCGCCGCCGCTGCATCCGGACCTCGCGCTGAACTGA
- a CDS encoding glycoside hydrolase family 3 C-terminal domain-containing protein, translating into MTDTPNTLPAAVDIDALLDRLTLEEQVSLLAGADFWRTVAIPRVGIPALKVSDGPAGVRGGGPLVGGMKTAAYPVGIALGSTWNPALLREIGASLAREALDKGAGVLLAPTINVLRSALNGRNFENYAEDPILTGKLAVAYVQGLQDSGVAATPKHFAGNESEYQRGTISSNIPARAMRELYLRPFEMVVREARPWAIMTAYNRLDGVYCSENPWLLETVLRGEWGFDGLVMSDWGGTHSAGESVRAGLDLEMPGPARARAGLLEEAQNDPATAAAVRERGRAVLTLVERTGTFASPRDVRDSAERDTEYPDTRALIRRAGAEGMVLLKNSGILPLPAGASVAVVGPNAATAQVMGGGSAQMNAHRRVSPLEGLREAQGAGAVSTAVGCDNDKYLPVPTVPVHIEYRAQAGGDVTAREDKPQAEVMWFAYPGGIDPTAFHGTLTLSVHAPQAGEYEFSLASAGLSRLRVDGEPLVDNWSAWQPGDTYFGFGSDEVRGRRTLEAGAHTVEVEFVPNTFENGIAGFNAVRIGFRAEPEQGSVAQAAAVAAQADYAVVCIGTNGDWETEGVDRWGLDLPGRQNELVGAVLAANPNTVVVLQTGGPVTMPWLERVPAVVQAWFPGQEAGHAIADVLYGRAEPGGRLPQTFIASLKDDPTHPLNPDVQYPGEGGRVEYHEGLSTGYRHVDRSGITPLFPFGFGLSYTTFEVSNLQLSAATVGAGETVTARVQVKNTGQRAGSTVVQLYVRDRDSRLERPDKELKAFAKVHLAPGQIETVTLPVGMRDLAYYDDAARAWVAEAGDFDVLVGQSSLDLPHTLRLSLSTDWKEATS; encoded by the coding sequence ATGACCGACACCCCGAACACCCTCCCTGCGGCCGTGGACATCGACGCGCTGCTCGACCGGCTGACCCTGGAGGAGCAGGTCTCGCTGCTGGCCGGCGCGGACTTCTGGCGCACCGTGGCGATCCCGCGCGTGGGCATTCCTGCCCTGAAGGTCAGTGACGGTCCCGCCGGCGTACGCGGAGGCGGCCCGCTGGTCGGCGGCATGAAGACGGCCGCGTACCCCGTGGGCATCGCGCTGGGCAGCACGTGGAACCCGGCGCTGCTGCGCGAAATTGGCGCATCCCTGGCCCGCGAGGCGCTCGACAAGGGCGCCGGCGTGCTGCTCGCCCCGACCATCAACGTCCTGCGCTCTGCCCTGAACGGCCGCAACTTCGAGAATTACGCGGAAGACCCGATTCTGACCGGCAAGCTCGCGGTCGCGTACGTGCAGGGATTGCAGGATAGCGGCGTGGCCGCCACGCCCAAGCACTTCGCCGGCAACGAGTCCGAGTACCAGCGCGGCACGATCTCCAGCAACATCCCGGCGCGCGCCATGCGCGAACTGTACCTGCGGCCCTTCGAGATGGTGGTCAGGGAGGCCCGGCCGTGGGCGATCATGACCGCGTACAACCGCCTGGACGGCGTGTACTGCTCCGAGAACCCGTGGCTGCTCGAGACCGTGCTGCGCGGCGAGTGGGGCTTTGACGGCCTGGTCATGAGCGACTGGGGCGGCACCCACTCGGCCGGTGAGAGCGTGCGCGCGGGCCTTGACCTGGAGATGCCGGGGCCGGCGCGGGCGCGGGCCGGACTGCTGGAGGAAGCGCAGAACGACCCCGCCACCGCCGCCGCCGTGAGGGAACGCGGCCGCGCGGTGCTGACGCTGGTCGAGCGCACCGGCACCTTTGCCAGCCCGCGCGACGTGCGCGACAGCGCCGAGCGCGACACCGAGTACCCCGACACCCGCGCCCTGATCCGCCGTGCCGGGGCCGAGGGCATGGTGCTGCTGAAGAACAGCGGCATCCTGCCCCTCCCGGCGGGCGCGAGCGTGGCCGTGGTTGGCCCGAACGCCGCCACCGCGCAGGTGATGGGCGGCGGCAGCGCCCAGATGAACGCGCACCGCCGGGTGTCCCCGCTCGAGGGCCTGCGCGAGGCCCAGGGTGCCGGGGCCGTCAGCACCGCCGTCGGCTGCGACAACGACAAGTACCTGCCGGTGCCGACGGTGCCGGTGCACATCGAGTACCGCGCCCAGGCCGGTGGCGATGTCACTGCCCGCGAGGACAAGCCCCAGGCGGAGGTGATGTGGTTCGCGTACCCGGGGGGCATCGACCCCACCGCGTTCCACGGCACCCTGACCCTGAGCGTGCACGCCCCGCAGGCCGGCGAGTACGAGTTCAGCCTCGCCAGCGCGGGCCTGAGTCGCCTGCGCGTGGACGGCGAGCCCCTGGTGGACAACTGGAGCGCGTGGCAGCCGGGCGACACGTACTTCGGCTTTGGCTCGGACGAGGTGCGCGGCCGCCGGACGCTGGAGGCCGGCGCGCACACGGTCGAGGTCGAGTTCGTGCCGAACACCTTCGAGAACGGCATCGCGGGCTTCAACGCGGTGCGGATCGGCTTCCGCGCCGAGCCCGAGCAGGGCAGCGTGGCGCAGGCGGCGGCGGTGGCCGCGCAGGCAGACTACGCCGTGGTGTGCATCGGCACGAACGGCGACTGGGAGACCGAGGGCGTGGACCGCTGGGGCCTCGACCTGCCGGGCCGCCAGAACGAGCTGGTGGGCGCCGTGCTGGCGGCCAACCCGAACACCGTGGTGGTGCTCCAGACCGGCGGACCGGTCACGATGCCGTGGCTGGAGCGCGTCCCGGCGGTGGTGCAGGCGTGGTTCCCCGGTCAGGAGGCCGGGCACGCGATCGCCGACGTGCTGTACGGGCGCGCGGAGCCCGGCGGGAGGTTGCCGCAGACCTTCATCGCGTCCCTCAAGGACGATCCCACGCACCCCCTGAATCCGGACGTGCAGTACCCGGGCGAAGGCGGCCGCGTGGAGTACCACGAGGGCCTGTCCACCGGCTACCGGCACGTCGACCGCTCAGGGATCACCCCGCTGTTCCCCTTCGGCTTCGGCCTGAGCTACACCACCTTCGAGGTGTCGAACCTGCAACTCAGCGCCGCCACCGTCGGGGCGGGGGAGACCGTGACCGCGCGCGTGCAGGTGAAGAACACCGGCCAGCGCGCGGGCAGCACGGTCGTGCAGCTGTACGTCCGTGACCGGGACAGCCGCCTCGAGCGGCCGGACAAGGAACTCAAGGCCTTCGCCAAGGTTCACCTCGCTCCCGGCCAGATCGAGACCGTCACCCTGCCCGTCGGCATGCGCGACCTCGCGTATTACGACGACGCCGCCCGCGCGTGGGTCGCCGAGGCCGGCGATTTCGACGTGCTGGTCGGGCAGAGCAGTCTGGACCTGCCCCACACCCTCCGCCTCTCGCTCAGCACCGACTGGAAGGAAGCCACGTCATGA